The Mauremys reevesii isolate NIE-2019 linkage group 21, ASM1616193v1, whole genome shotgun sequence genome has a window encoding:
- the LOC120387924 gene encoding uncharacterized protein DDB_G0287625-like, which translates to MSLAGLALLGTRYRYWEAYRYRERDRDLRLERCREVDRDLEARHRERLRESRCLERCREYRAGDRDADWSSECDWYRRGERCRDCERRRARKRRRDLERLRDHDLERCRSAVPTEGGRIKAGLPIDCIARTSGAGGGGSIDSVIKIRSLAVENVSGMDGILSSTTGLAGELTGTRLDGPCGTGIDGADVVGAVAGVGAGRSDLDELSGCGAGGTEAAGVLDFLDLGERERRRAGLGASDGWC; encoded by the coding sequence ATGTCTCTAGCAGGCCTAGCTCTACTTGGCACCAGATACCGGTACtgggaggcataccggtaccgggaacgagatcgggacctgcgactggaacggtgccgggaggtcgaccgcgatctcgagGCTCGGCATCGGGAGCGGCTAcgggagtcacggtgcctggagcggtgccgagaATATCGGGCCGGTGACCGGGATGCTGACTGGAGCAGCGAGTGCGACTGGTACCGCAgaggagaacggtgccgggactgcgagcggcgacGGGCGCGGAAGCGCCGTCGGGACCTGGAACGTCTGCGGGACCATGATCTAGAACGGTGCCGGTCTGCTGTGCCAACAGAGGGTGGCCGAATCAAGGCCGGCTTGCCTATAGACTGTATCGCCcgcaccagcggtgccgggggcggAGGCAGTATCGACTCTGTCATCAAAATCAGATCCCTCGCCGTTGAGAACGTCTCCGGCATGGACGGGATATTAAGCTCTACCACGGGTCTAGCCGGGGAGCTGACAGGCACCAGACTCGATggcccttgtgggaccggaatTGACGGTGCAGACGTCGTCGGTGCCGTGGCGGGTGTCGgcgccgggcggtccgacttggatgagctctctggctgcggtgcaggtggcacggaagcagcaggagtcttagATTTTCTCGacctcggggagagggagcggcGTCGAGCCGGCCTCGGTGCCAGCGACGGGTGGTGCTGA
- the LOC120387923 gene encoding kinesin-like protein KIF17 isoform X1, which yields MASEAVKVIVRCRPMNEREKALSCQAVISMDSPRGQCFIQNPGATDEPPKQFTFDGAYYESHNTEQIYNEIAYPLVECAENTKFLVRVSYLEIYNEDIRDLLGADTKQKLELKEHPEKGVYVKGLSLHTVHSVAQCERIMETGWRNRAVGYTLMNKDSSRSHSIFTINMEIYAVDERGQDHLRAAKLNLVDLAGSERQSKTGATGERLKEATKINLSLSALGNVISALVDGRCKHIPYRDSKLTRLLQDSLGGNTKTLMVACLSPADNNYDESLSTLRYANRAKNIKNKPRINEDPKDALLREYQEEIRKLKAILAEQMNTNNLSGLLPAETAQLEVKPALLPEPQPDVEAEKQLIREVSQGA from the exons ATGGCCTCGGAGGCGGTGAAGGTCATAGTGCGCTGCCGGCCCATGAACGAGCGAGAGAAGGCGCTCAGCTGCCAGGCCGTGATCAGCATGGACAGCCCCCGGGGCCAGTGCTTTATCCAGAACCCGGGGGCCACTGACGAGCCCCCGAAGCAGTTCACCTTCGACGGGGCGTACTATGAGAGCCACAACACTGAACAGATCTACAATGAAATTGCCTACCCGCTGGTAGAG TGTGCTGAAAACACCAAATTCTTGGTGAGAGTCTCTTACCTGGAGATCTACAATGAAGACATAAGAGATTTGCTAGGAGCCGACACCAAGCAAAAGTTGGAG CTGAAGGAGCACCCAGAGAAGGGGGTGTATGTGAAAGGACTCTCCCTGCACACCGTGCACAGCGTGGCCCAGTGCGAGCGCATCATGGAGACGGGTTGGAGAAACCGAGCAGTGGGCTACACCCTGATGAACAAGGATTCTTCCCGCTCCCACTCCATCTTCACCATCAACATGGAGATCTATGCTGTAG ATGAGAGAGGGCAGGATCACCTGAGGGCTGCAAAACTCAACCTGGTGGATCTGGCTGGAAGCGAGAGGCAGTCCAAAACCGGAGCCACAGGGGAGCGTCTCAAAGAAGCCACCAAAATtaacctctctctctcagctctggGCAATGTCATCTCAGCCCTGGTAGATGGCAGGTGCAAACACATCCCCTATCGAGACTCAAAGCTGACCCGGTTGCTGCAGGACTCCCTTGGAGGAAACACCAAGACCCTCATGGtggcctgcctgtctcctgctgataacaaCTACGACGAGAGCCTCAGCACTTTGCGCTACGCCAACCGGGCAAAGAACATCAAGAACAAGCCCCGTATCAATGAGGATCCCAAAGATGCTCTGCTGAGGGAGTATCAGGAGGAGATCAGGAAGCTGAAGGCCATTTTGGCTGAACAGATGAACACAAATAACTTGTCAG GTCTGTTACCTGCTGAGACTGCTCAGCTGGAAGTGAAGCCAGCTCTCCTACCTGAACCCCAGCCAGATGtcgaggcagagaagcagctgatCAGAGAAGTAAGCCAGGGAGCGTGA
- the LOC120387923 gene encoding kinesin-like protein KIF17 isoform X2 — translation MASEAVKVIVRCRPMNEREKALSCQAVISMDSPRGQCFIQNPGATDEPPKQFTFDGAYYESHNTEQIYNEIAYPLVECAENTKFLVRVSYLEIYNEDIRDLLGADTKQKLELKEHPEKGVYVKGLSLHTVHSVAQCERIMETGWRNRAVGYTLMNKDSSRSHSIFTINMEIYAVDERGQDHLRAAKLNLVDLAGSERQSKTGATGERLKEATKINLSLSALGNVISALVDGRCKHIPYRDSKLTRLLQDSLGGNTKTLMVACLSPADNNYDESLSTLRYANRAKNIKNKPRINEDPKDALLREYQEEIRKLKAILAEQMNTNNLSGQVA, via the exons ATGGCCTCGGAGGCGGTGAAGGTCATAGTGCGCTGCCGGCCCATGAACGAGCGAGAGAAGGCGCTCAGCTGCCAGGCCGTGATCAGCATGGACAGCCCCCGGGGCCAGTGCTTTATCCAGAACCCGGGGGCCACTGACGAGCCCCCGAAGCAGTTCACCTTCGACGGGGCGTACTATGAGAGCCACAACACTGAACAGATCTACAATGAAATTGCCTACCCGCTGGTAGAG TGTGCTGAAAACACCAAATTCTTGGTGAGAGTCTCTTACCTGGAGATCTACAATGAAGACATAAGAGATTTGCTAGGAGCCGACACCAAGCAAAAGTTGGAG CTGAAGGAGCACCCAGAGAAGGGGGTGTATGTGAAAGGACTCTCCCTGCACACCGTGCACAGCGTGGCCCAGTGCGAGCGCATCATGGAGACGGGTTGGAGAAACCGAGCAGTGGGCTACACCCTGATGAACAAGGATTCTTCCCGCTCCCACTCCATCTTCACCATCAACATGGAGATCTATGCTGTAG ATGAGAGAGGGCAGGATCACCTGAGGGCTGCAAAACTCAACCTGGTGGATCTGGCTGGAAGCGAGAGGCAGTCCAAAACCGGAGCCACAGGGGAGCGTCTCAAAGAAGCCACCAAAATtaacctctctctctcagctctggGCAATGTCATCTCAGCCCTGGTAGATGGCAGGTGCAAACACATCCCCTATCGAGACTCAAAGCTGACCCGGTTGCTGCAGGACTCCCTTGGAGGAAACACCAAGACCCTCATGGtggcctgcctgtctcctgctgataacaaCTACGACGAGAGCCTCAGCACTTTGCGCTACGCCAACCGGGCAAAGAACATCAAGAACAAGCCCCGTATCAATGAGGATCCCAAAGATGCTCTGCTGAGGGAGTATCAGGAGGAGATCAGGAAGCTGAAGGCCATTTTGGCTGAACAGATGAACACAAATAACTTGTCAG GGCAAGTTGCATAA